The Xenopus tropicalis strain Nigerian chromosome 7, UCB_Xtro_10.0, whole genome shotgun sequence genome includes a region encoding these proteins:
- the c12orf57 gene encoding protein C10 → MSSLQRSAPASQNVSLPLEQVKEALGEVLNALQSPTGSARLEEARENSGNDLGKVLQLLLPAAVQIQQEVLQNYGFSPDGEGVLRFARLVKSYESQDPEIAAMSSKLKSFFLPPLPLPPHAGLSAPSS, encoded by the exons ATGTCCAGCCTGCAGAGATCGGCCCCTGCCTCACAGAATGTGTCCCTGCCTCTGGAGCAGGTTAAGG AGGCTCTAGGGGAAGTGCTGAACGCTCTGCAGTCGCCTACGGGAAGTGCCCGGCTGGAAGAGGCAAGAGAGAATTCCGGGAATGACCTCGGGAAAGTCCTGCAGCTTCTTCTCCCGGCAGCTGTTCAGATCCAGCAGGAAGTTCTGCAGAATTACGGATTTAGTCCTGATGGTGAGG GTGTCCTCAGATTTGCCAGACTTGTCAAGTCTTATGAATCACAGGACCCTGAAATTGCCGCTATGTCCAGCAAACTGAAGTCCTTCTTCCTGCCGCCGTTACCGCTTCCCCCCCACGCTGGTCTCTCCGCCCCTTCATCATGA